GCGATCGGCAGGTCGAAGCGCCCCGATTCCTTGGGCAGGTCCGCCGGCGCCAGGTTGACGGTGATGCGCTTGGACGAGGGCCATTCCAGCCCGCTGTTGAGGATGGCCGAGCGCACGCGCTCGCGCGCCTCCTTCACCTCGGTTTCCGCGAGCCCCACCAGCGTGAGGCTGGGCAGCCCGTTGGCCAGGTGCACCTCCACGTGCACCGGCAGCGCCGCCAGCCCCACGAGCGTGCGGCTGCGCACCACGCACAGACCCATGGCGATCAACCCTCCCGTCAGATCGGTCAGCTCGCGATCATGCCACGCGCAACGCGGTGGCTTGGACGTGCCGGGGCACGGAAACGACGGCGCGGCGGGTTCGGGGTTCGGGGTTCGGGGCGAGGGGCGAGGGGCGAGGGGCGAGGGGCGAGGGGCGAGGGCTGGCACGCGTTGTGCTTCATCGGGAGCGGAGTTTCGCCATCCCGATGCGCTCCCAAGGAAAGGATAGCCATGAAACTGGTCACCGCAATCATCAAACCGTTCAAGCTCGACGAGGTGCGCGAGGCCCTGTCGGCCATCGGCGTGCAGGGCATCACCGTTACCGAGGTCAAGGGCTTCGGCCGACAAAAAGGTCACACCGAGCTGTACCGCGGCGCCGAGTACGTCGTCGACTTCCTGCCCAAGGTCAAGGTCGAGGCCGCCGTCAGCGATGAGCTGGTCGAGCGCGTCGTCGAGGCGATCGAAGGCGCCGCCCGTACCGGCAAGATCGGCGACGGGAAGATCTTCGTCTTCCCGCTCGAGCAGGTCATCCGCATCCGCACCGGCGAGACCGGTGCCGATGCGCTCTGACACCCGCACCCACCCGTTCCCAACGTTGCAAGGGGATTCCCATGAAAAAACTGTTGATGAGTCTGTGTCTGGGCATCGGACTGGTCTGGGGGGGCGCGGCGCTGGCCCAGAGCGCCGAGCCGCCCAAGGATGCGCCCGTGGCGGTGCAGGCGGCGCCGGCGGATACGGCCGCACCCGCGGCCGACGCCGCGGCGGCGCCCGCACCGGCCGAATCCGCCCCCGCCGAGGCGCCTGCGGTCACCGTCGACAAGGGTGACGTCGCGTGGATGATGACCTCGACCCTGCTGGTCATCCTGATGGTGCTGCCGGGGCTGGCGCTCTTTTACGGCGGCTTGGTGCGCAGCAAGAACATGCTGTCGGTGCTGATGCAGGTGATGATGGTGTTTTCGCTGATCGCGGTGCTGTGGGTGCTGTACGGCTACAGCCTGGCGTTCGGCGGCGAGGGGCTGATCATCGCTGGGCTCGACAAGGCGTTCCTGATGGGGGTGACGACGGCGTCGCTGGCGGACACCTTCACCGAGAACGTCAAGATCCCGGAGCTGATCTTCGTCGCGTTCCAGGCCACGTTTGCCGGCATCACCTGCGCGCTGATCGTCGGTTCGTTCGCCGAGCGCATCAAGTTCAGCGCGGTGCTGCTGTTCTCGGCGCTGTGGTTCACGTTCAGCTACCTGCCGATCGCGCACATGGTCTGGGGGCCGGGCGGCTACCTGCTGGGCAAGGGTGCGCTGGACTTCGCCGGTGGCACGGTGGTGCACATCAACGCCGCGATGGCGGGTCTGGTGGGTGCTTACCTGCTCGGCAAGCGCATCGGTTACGGCCGCGAGGCGATGCCGCCGCACAGCCTGACGCTGACGATGGTCGGGGCCTCGCTGCTGTGGGTGGGCTGGTTCGGCTTCAACGCCGGCTCCAACCTGGAGTCCACCGCCGGTGCGACGCTGGCCTTCCTCAACACGCTGGTGGCCACGGCGGCGGCGGTGCTGGCCTGGTCGCTGGGTGAAGCGATGCACAAGGGCAAGGCGTCGATGCTGGGCGCGGCCTCGGGCGCCGTGGCGGGCCTGGTGGCGATCACGCCGGCGTGCGGCTCGGTTGGCCCGATGGGCGCGCTCGTCATCGGTCTGGTGGCCGGCTTCCTGTGCCTGTGGGGCGTGACGGGCCTCAAGAAGATGCTGGGTGCGGACGACTCGCTCGACGTGTTCGGTGTGCATGGCGTCGGCGGTATCGTCGGGGCGCTGCTCACGGGCGTCTTCGCCGCGCCGGGCCTGGGCGGCACCGGGGCCGAGGACTTCAGCATCGCCAGCCAGCTGTGGGTGCAGGCCGAGGGCGTCATTATCACCATGGTGTGGTCGTCGGTGGTCGCCTTCATCGCGTACAAGATCGTCGACATGGTCATCGGTCTGCGCGTGACGGAGGAAGAAGAACGCGAAGGCCTGGACATCACCTACCACGGGGAGTCTGCCTACAACCGCTGATCGTCACACACGGCGACTGCCGGTCTCCTCTCGGGGGTTGGGCCCGGGGTGCGCGAGCACCCGGGCTTTTTTCTTGGGGGCGCCGACTGGACGTCGAGGCCGGTCGCGCCGTGCACGGGTGGCGGCAATTCGGCGGGGTGATGGCGGGTGAGCGCGTCGCGCCCCGGGGGAGCGACAACCCACCGTCGGGACGGGCACCGAACGACGCGACACCGTGTCGCCGGTGCGCCCCCGACGGCCTCACGCCCCGGTGACAATCGGGGAATGGAATGGTGGATCCTGACCGCCGCGTCGGCGCTGGCGGGTTTCGTCGATGCGATCGTGGGCGGTGGCGGGCTGATCCTGGTGCCGGCGCTCTTCGCCGTCTTTCCGCAGGCCGCACCGGCGACGCTGTTCGGGACGAACAAGAGCGCCTCGGTCTGGGGCACGGCGATGGCGACGTGGCGCTACGCGCGCCGGGTCGAGATGCGCTGGGCGGCGCTCGTGCCCGCGGTGCTCGTGTGCCTGATCGGGGCGTGGCTCGGCGCCTGGGCGGTGACCCTGGTCAGCGCCGAGTGGCTGCGGCGCGCGTTGCCGTTCGTGCTCGCGGCGGTGTTGCTCTATACGCTCGCGAAAAAGGAGCTGGGCCGGCACCACCGCCCGCGCTATCAGGGGCGGGCCGAAGCGCTGGCGGCGTGCACGATCGGCGGCACGATCGGCTTTTACGACGGCTTTTTCGGGCCGGGCACCGGCAGCTTCTTCGTCTTTCTGTTCGTGCGCTGGCTGGGGTACGACTTTTTGAGCGCCAGCGCGGCGGCCAAACTGCTCAACACCACGTCGAATGTCGCCGCGGTGGCGCTCTTCGCGTGGAAGGGGCACGTCTGGTGGCACTACGGGCTGGCGATGGCCGCGGCGAACGTCGCGGGCAGCCTGCTTGGCACGCGGCTGGCGCTGCGGCACGGTGCCGGCTTCGTGCGCGGGGTGTTTATCGCGGTGGTGACGGCGCTGATCGCCAAGACCACGTGGGACGCTTACGGCGCGCTGCCCTGAGCGGGCGGCCATGGCACCTCGTCGACGCGGCGGGGGGTGCCGATCGGGGCGGCGGACTGGCCCTTTTGCGTCGCCGCGATGTCGTCCTCGCTCGGGTACAAGCCCAGCAACAGGTAGTCGAACACGCGGCGCGCGATCGGCGCGGCACTGGCGGCCCCGAAGCCGGCGTTTTCCACGATGGTGGCCAGGG
This region of Tepidimonas taiwanensis genomic DNA includes:
- the glnK gene encoding P-II family nitrogen regulator, which gives rise to MKLVTAIIKPFKLDEVREALSAIGVQGITVTEVKGFGRQKGHTELYRGAEYVVDFLPKVKVEAAVSDELVERVVEAIEGAARTGKIGDGKIFVFPLEQVIRIRTGETGADAL
- a CDS encoding ammonium transporter, whose amino-acid sequence is MKKLLMSLCLGIGLVWGGAALAQSAEPPKDAPVAVQAAPADTAAPAADAAAAPAPAESAPAEAPAVTVDKGDVAWMMTSTLLVILMVLPGLALFYGGLVRSKNMLSVLMQVMMVFSLIAVLWVLYGYSLAFGGEGLIIAGLDKAFLMGVTTASLADTFTENVKIPELIFVAFQATFAGITCALIVGSFAERIKFSAVLLFSALWFTFSYLPIAHMVWGPGGYLLGKGALDFAGGTVVHINAAMAGLVGAYLLGKRIGYGREAMPPHSLTLTMVGASLLWVGWFGFNAGSNLESTAGATLAFLNTLVATAAAVLAWSLGEAMHKGKASMLGAASGAVAGLVAITPACGSVGPMGALVIGLVAGFLCLWGVTGLKKMLGADDSLDVFGVHGVGGIVGALLTGVFAAPGLGGTGAEDFSIASQLWVQAEGVIITMVWSSVVAFIAYKIVDMVIGLRVTEEEEREGLDITYHGESAYNR
- a CDS encoding TSUP family transporter — encoded protein: MEWWILTAASALAGFVDAIVGGGGLILVPALFAVFPQAAPATLFGTNKSASVWGTAMATWRYARRVEMRWAALVPAVLVCLIGAWLGAWAVTLVSAEWLRRALPFVLAAVLLYTLAKKELGRHHRPRYQGRAEALAACTIGGTIGFYDGFFGPGTGSFFVFLFVRWLGYDFLSASAAAKLLNTTSNVAAVALFAWKGHVWWHYGLAMAAANVAGSLLGTRLALRHGAGFVRGVFIAVVTALIAKTTWDAYGALP